TAATGTGCCACTTCTTAAAAGCTGTAACCCGCTTCTTCAGTATTTACGTGGAACTACTAGTACAACTCAAAATCATGTGATGACGGAGACGACTGATACGGCCTTGGAAAGATTTAAAGTATTAGCGCCGGGTCAGAATTTCCACGATCTAGACGAATCCTACAAACAAACATATTCTGATCCTGGTAGAACTCAAAATACTGTATATTTGAGGCTTGATTATCAAGCTCCTTCTGGGACTGTTTTGAACGTTCGAAAGTCAATGTGGATACATCCGCGTAAAAATCGAGCAATAAGTATTAGGGAAGCAGCGCGGCTTCAAACTTTCCCAGATGATTTTATTTTTGAAGGTTCTAAAGATTCGCAATATCAGCAGATTGGAAATGCTGTCCCTCCACTTTTGGGCAGGGCAGTTGCTGAACAGGTGCTAAAGTACCTGGGAGTAGATGTCCAAGATACATTGAAAAATTTAATATCGCCACAAGAAACAGCTATCGTTTAAGTTTAGAGTCTCTGCTCATTGAGTAGGAGGCTCTTTTATTTTGACGGATTGTCAAACCAAGTGCGACAGTTCGTCCATGAAAGATTCGTAAGCAGACATCCAGCCAAGGCATTTACGAGGGCGATGGTTGATGAGGCGGATGGCCGCTGCCAGTTCCTCGTCCGAAACCGTCGCTAGATCATGACCCTTGGGAAAAAACTCCCGGAGGAGGCCATTTCCGTTTTCGTTAGAACCTCGCTGCCAGGAGGAAAACGGATCTGCAAAATAAACTTTCGTGCCGTGAACGTGCTCTAGCGCGGCATAACAAGCAAATTCTTTGCCGCGATCGGTTGTCGCCGTCTGAAAGGTCCCTTGCGGGTATTGACTGGCGACTACACCGAAGGCAACTTCCATGGAATGCGCGGTGCGATCGGGCATCTTTACGGCGAAGTAGAAGCGTGTTTTGCGCTCCATGAAAGTAGCGGCACAAGCCTTGCTATTCCCTCGACTGGACACAACGGTATCGAGTTCCCAATGCCCGAAGGTCGTACGTTTACGCACTTCTTTGGGGCGCTGACTGATCGGAGTGCCGATGAGGAAGCGACCCCGTGTTTCCATGGGTTTACGCCGCTTGCCTTTATGCCGCAGAACGGTCTCTACAACCGACAGAAGGCCGTCATAGATCCACCTGTAGATGGTCTTAAAGCAGACGAAGGGTTTCCCTTTGTGAGAATCGGTAGTAAAATCCCCAATATCATCGCTTGAAAATTCCCCACCCACCGCCGACATACTCTCCGGAGGGAGAGAGTCGAGATTGGTCAAGAACGGGGAGTTTTACAAGATGAAGGATATGAGGGAAAGAGGCATGAGCATCACACAAATCGCAGATGAACTGGGGAAGGATCGCAAGACGATTCGGAAGTGGCTGCAGGCAGGCGAGCCGGGGGGCTACCCAAAACGTAAGCCGACAGCGGGGAAATTGGACCCCTACAAAGATTACATAAAGCGCCGTATGGCGGAAGGCTGCCTGAATGCCATGGTCATCCTGGACGAAATTCGGGCGAAAGGCTATACCGGCGGCAGTACCATGCTTCGTCTCTTCATGCAGCCCCTGAGGCCGGCCGTCCTGTCGAAAGCGACCGAGCGGTTCGAAACGCAGCCCGGTGAGCAGGCGCAGGTGGACTGGGGCGAATTCAAAATTGAGCAAGACGGCCGGCTGAAAAGGCTGTATGCCTTCATCATGGTGCTGGGCTACTCGCGGGCGTTGTATGTG
This genomic window from Paenibacillus humicola contains:
- a CDS encoding IS30 family transposase — protein: MSAVGGEFSSDDIGDFTTDSHKGKPFVCFKTIYRWIYDGLLSVVETVLRHKGKRRKPMETRGRFLIGTPISQRPKEVRKRTTFGHWELDTVVSSRGNSKACAATFMERKTRFYFAVKMPDRTAHSMEVAFGVVASQYPQGTFQTATTDRGKEFACYAALEHVHGTKVYFADPFSSWQRGSNENGNGLLREFFPKGHDLATVSDEELAAAIRLINHRPRKCLGWMSAYESFMDELSHLV